The genomic segment GGTTTATTGCACAGCAAGCAAGTAGTTTTACAAACTACTAAACCTTAGCGTTCTTTGCGACTTTGCGTGAACTAAACTTTATTTCATATATTGATCCAAGAATTTGATCTGATCGCGAATTAATCTTTCGAATAAAGGTGAATGATACACCTCAAAATGATCCGCGGGATAATGGATAACTTTTCCTAACGGCGCATCATTCGCGCATTTTATTGCGATTTCTGGATCCATTAAGGTTTCCTTGTCGCTAACGCATACAAGTAAAGGGCATTTTACTTTTTTTGCATATTTATAAGCGTCGTAAAATAACATATCGATTGCAGAGCCTGCCGTAACTCTATTATCAAACTTATATCCTTCCGGCATGACCGATTTCCATCCTTCTAATGCGCCGGGAACGGTGACGAATGCTTTATTTCCAGGAAGTCCTACAATTGGAACGTATCTTCTTGGTAACTCAAAGAAGGAGCGGAAAGTATCGGATAGGATCGGAAAAGTTAAACGAAGCAGATTTACGAATCCTGATTTAAGAGCGGGCGCTCTTCCTTGTAGCACGGGACATTGTACGATTGCTGCCCCTAATTCAGGATGTTTGGAAGCGGAAACCACAACATGACTGGAACCTAAGGAAGTTCCCCATAACGCGATTTTTGAAGAATCCAATTCAGGATTTTCTTTCACGAATCGGATTGCGGAATCTATATCCTCTAGATACCGAGAAATATTCATGTATTGTCTTGGATTTCCTCCTGATTCTCCTAAATGTCTGAAATCGAAAGAAAGGACTGCGTATCCTGCATCTGAAAATTCCCGTTCATACTGTTCCAACTTCATATCATGGGTCGCTCCTCCTCCATGTACTAGGATAATTGTTGGAAATGGTTTTTTGCCTGAGGGAAGTGTGAGCCAGGAGGTGCAGAAGCTGTCTCCAGAATTAAACTTTGTTTTGGTTGTCATAGGATTCTCCAATACGTATGGTGTACGTAATAGGACGGAATATATACGTACGATGTACGTAAATCAAGTAAAAAAAATGCCCAGACCTTCTAAATTTACTAGAGAACAATTGCAGTCGGCTGCCTTAGAAATCGTAGACCAGGAGGGGTTAGGGGCCTTGTCTATGAGGACCCTAGCTTCTTCCCTTGGGACCGGAGCAATGACGATTTATAATTATGTTTCAGACCGGGCTGACTTAGAAGCTCTTCTTGTGGAAGCTGTGATGTTGAAGGCTTCTTGGGACGGATCTGAAAGATCAGATTGGAAGGAAGATGTAAGAGCGATTGCCTTAGCATTTTGGAAAGCGGCTCGTTTGCACCCGAATGTAATTCCTTTAATTTTAACCAGAAGAAGTTTTTCTCCAGCATTTTTAGATCCTTCGGAAGCTCTTTTGCGTGCACTTGTAAAAAGTGGAAGATCTGGATTGGATCTGCTTGTGGCGTTTAGAACAGTCTCCGGATTTTCTATGGGAATTGCTCAGGCAGAACTTGCAGGTCCTCTGTCTTCTTCTCAAGATGAAAGTTCTGAAGAAACTATTTCCAGATTCTTATCTTTACCGAAAGAACGTTATCCCCTTCTAATTGAAATTGCAAATTCTGCCAAGTCGAGCAGTCCGGAAGAAGAGTTTATCTCCGGATTGAATATTATTCTAGAAGGGTTGTCTAAGGACTAAAAAGAGATCTCGCTTAGGATTGGAAAACGGAAACTGGATTTAGGATCCAAACCGTATTCATCCAAATGAAAAGAAGGTGGGAGCCTTTCTCTTTTCCATTGGCTTGCGGAGAATAATTTCAAAAATTTCTTTTTGCCTTCTTCTGCTTCTTTTGCGTCGGACCATTCTTGGGACTCTAAAAGATTGTCCGGAGATTTTCCTAAGAATACAAAATTCCTTTCTAATTTTTGGAGAAGAGGATAAGGCATCAGGTCCTTCTCATCTTCCTGTTTTTCAGAAAGTGGTTTTAGTTCTGCAGTAGGTTTCGAATTCAAAATTCCTTCGAGCGCATTTATCTTAGGAAGTATGATATCCTTTCCTTCATGCACATTCTTTAGCCAAGAAAGTACGAATTCTTTGCTTACACCTGTGAGTGGGGCAACGGAACCCGAAGAATCCCCGTCCATTGTTGTATATCCTACACTTGCTTCGCTTCTGTTTCCTGTAGAAAGGAGAAGATGTCCATTCAAGTTTGCAAGTAACCAGATAAGAGGTGATCTGACCCTGGCTTGTATATTTTGGAGTGCAAGATTATGATCTTTCCAGTTAGGAATAAGACCTTTCACTGAAGAAATTTTTTCCAACATGGATTTAACTTCAGAATCTACTGTGATCTCTGCGTGGGTAAAACCTAATTCTTCCGAAAGTTGTTTTGCTGAATTTTTGGTATGTTCCGAATTGTTTTCCGTTCCCTGAAAAAGTGTGAAGAGTAGATTTTTAGGATCTAATCCTAAGGATTCCAAATACTTAGGTCCTAGTTCTTTCCCAGAAAATAGAATTCCTGCTTTTATAAGAAGTGCGCAGGCAGCGCTATCCGCTCCGCCTGAAAGAGATAATGTATAACCTTTTGTTTTGGATTTGATCAGATAATCAAATAATCCAAGAGAAGTGGCTCTTGTAAAATCTTGGAATAGGTCCGACTTGGAAACTTGGACTGAATTATCAAAATTCTTTTGGGCCTTTAGAGGAAGTATTTCTATTCTTTGAAGTCCTTTTCCTCTGGATCTAAATTCTCTTGTACCGGATGATCTAAAATTTCTTGCACGATTGGATCTAAGTTCTGTGGAATCCAGATCCAAATGGGTACTTTCAAAATCAGTAAAATGGAGTTTGGGACCTTCTTGTTTTACATTTCCATCCACGATCCCCATACATCCGCCTTCGAAGATCAAACGGCCTGATTCATTTCCATCTAAGTTTGCATAAAGAATTGCGGTGGAGGAATTACGAGAAGACTCTGAGAACATCTTTTTACGGATCTCTTGTTTTCCCAAAGCAAAGTGAGAAGCCCCGGGAGAAAGGATGAGATCTGCTCCTGCTTCTACCAGATATTGGCCAGGTCTTGTTTGGACCCAGGAATCCTCGCAGATCTCTATTCCAAAATTGAAATCTGCACTTTCAAAAAGTAAGGAGCCAAAAGGAAGTTCCGATCCATCAGGAGTGATCGCGTAATTTCTGGATTCTTCTCCTTTTGTGAACCATCTATTTTCGTAATGTACACCTGTTTGAGCCAGGTTTTGTTTTGGGACGAGTCCAAGTATTTTTCCATTCTGCAAAATAGCGGTCACGTTAAATAGATAAGGACTTTGGAAGAATGGAAGTCCAACAATTACTGTTTTGCCCGAGGTGGCTTTTGCGATCTCTAAAAGGCTTCTCCAAGATTGTTCCCAAACCCAAGGAAAATAAAAAGTGTCCTCGCAACCGTAACCGGAAATACAGAGTTCCGGAAAAAGGATGAGAGAAGAGTTTTCGTTAGCCTGGATAGCTGCCAGGATCTTTTCTCGATTCCCCTTAAAATCTAAGGCGGTTGTTTTTAAACTTACTGCTGTACAACGGTAGACGGACATTTCGCTCCTAGTATCGCCGATTGGGAGTTATAGAAAAGGATTTTTCATAGATAGGTACAGAGTTTATAGAGGCTCAGAGTGTGTTTTCACACAGAGTCGCGAAGTCGCAGAGAAGGGGATGTTGGAATTCTAACAAGGTAAAACCCTTCTTTTCTTTGCGCCTTAGCGTGATCCCAAAAATGTATTTCATTTGTTTTTCACGCGAAGCCGCTAAGAGGAAAAGATTCTAAATTTAGGCTTCCTAAAATCCTCTGCGTCTCTGCGTCTCTGCGTGGCTAACAATCTCAGAATAAATTCTCTCTGCTGCTCCTCTGCCTGTTTCCACAAATTGGCGGTTAGAAAAACGAATAGCCTCTTTTCTTTCCGAGCTTAGTTGCAGTATTTCTAAAACTTCTTCTTTTGTGCGGATGATGAATAACCCGCCTCTATGATTCAGTTCTATCGCTTCAGGCGCATGTGTGATCCTCGGGCCGCTTAGAAGTGGAAGTCCGAAGTAAGCAGGCTCCAGAACATTATGAACCCTATTATGTAATGCTCCACCTATATATGCAAAATCAGCCGCTCTATATGCGTGCGCCAAAATTCCAAGCACATCGAATAAGATCACTCTGGAAGAAATAGAATTAAACTCAGTGCGAGAGTATAGAGTATAATCCGAGGTGAATGATTTGATCTCGGATTCTAACTGAGTGATCCTTGTTGGATCTGTTTTATGGGGGAAGATCCAGAAGGATGTATTTTTGAGAGAAGGTTCTTGCAGAAGAGGAAGAAGTAATTTTTCACAAGGTTCATATGTAGAAGCGAGTAGAAACACTTGAGAGAATGGATAATTTTTTGGTCTTTTAAATTCTCTTTGGCTTGTTTCTATTTTTTGGATCACAGAATCAAATCTGGAATCTCCTAGGGTCTTTATGTTTTTTTTCTCTCCGAGTAATTCTTTAAATTTCTCTTCTCCGGAAGAATGAGAAGTTAAAATTTTATCGAATAAAGAAAATGCTGCCTTGTAAAATTTTCTTTTTAGAAATCCTTTCGGGACAGTGATAACAGCGGAGGCTAGGATAGTTTGGATCCTTCTTCTTTTAGCAGCCAAAAGTAAATTGGGCCAACGATCCCAGGCCATACATATTAAAACTTGGGGAGAAAATTTATCTAAGATAAAATCATAACTCCAAGGAAAATCCAAAGGAAGACGAAATTTTAGATCGGCTGGAAATGCCTCGAGACTAGAATCTCTGACTGAATCTGAGAATACACTTTGTAGAATAAAAGTTTCCGGCTCCTTCTTCTTATATACCAAAGCAACGGCCTTACATTGGTCCAGTTCTCCGACGGATGCTGCATGCAACCAGACTACTTTTTGTGCTTTAGGTGCAAAAGGGTAGGAGAGTATTTTTCGTTTATCTTCCTTTCTGGTTTTTAGAAAATTTTTAGCTCCCGGAATGAGTAGTGAGAAAACGAAAATCCAGGGCCAAAGAAGGATCGTCAAAATCCGATACGTTATTAGCATAGTGGTATGAGATCTCCTCTTTTTGTATTCGATCTAATGGATACCCTGATCCAGGACCCATTCCATCTGGCCTTAAAAGAACTTTTGCCCAGAGAACATTGGGAAGATTTTAAGAACGGTCGGGAAAAGCAAGCCTTCTTAGATTTCGAAATGGGAAGAATCGAAGAAGAGGATTTTTTCCAGAGATTTTATTTGGATTCTCATAAGGATAAGGGACTTCCTCATCCTAAGGATCTGAAAGAAAAGATGTTTTCCAAGATCAATCCTATTTCCGAAACTTTGGAGATCGTAAAAAGCCTGAAGGCAAAAGGTTTTTCAGTGATCCTTGCCAGCAATTATTCGATCTGGTACAAAGAAGTTATGAAATTCCAAGAGATAGGAGAACTTCTTCATTCTCTGGACGCCTTGTATTTTTCCTGCGAGATGGGTGTTAGAAAACCTGCCCAAGAATATTACCAATGGATAGAAACTGATTTTCCCGGAAAAGATTATGTGTTCATTGATGATAATCCAACCAATGTGGAAGTCGCGGGTTATATGAATTGGAATGCTTTTAAGTTTAATCCTAAAAAACCGGGAGAGCTGAAGGAATTCCTTACAGAGCAGTACCCCAATTGTCTTTGACCTCTGCGCCAGGATAAGATTCTTCTCTGCTATCTATGAGTATCCCTAAACGATCCATATAAAAATAAAATTCACCTTTGGGTTGAAACGGATTCGGTTTGATCCGGATAGAAACCAGTTCCAAAGGAAAACGAAGGGATTGATTCAGTCTGATATTTTTTGCAGGCACAGCAATTTGGGTCTCTATTCTTTTCCAACCATCAAACTTTAGATCCCCTAATTCCAGAACGATCTCTTTGGATTTTTTCTGATGGAATACCAACTCTAGAACCACGTTATGATTATTGGAATATGCCCAGAAAAACACTCTTGTTGGAATTCCAATCGGTAGTCGGATCGGTTCCTTGGGTCTGATCTCTAAATGTTCATGTTTTGGATTTTCGAAGAATGTTTGGACCATCATGGATCTGTATTCTTCTTTAGGAGAGGCTTTGTATAATTCCCTTTCCTTTAGGAATGCCTGTGAGTCGGGTACTTGAGAAACATAGTCTATCCTATTTAAAAAGGAAACTCCTCTATAAACTTCCCAGGGTCTTTCTCCTTCGAATGAATCTACTAGAAAAAGATTGTAATGCTTCCAATCGACTAGTACTTTTTCTAATTGAAGGACTTTGCTCGCCTCGTCTTGGTCTCTTTTGACTGGAGGTGCCCAGGTCGGTTTAGGAAGGATCCATAAACTTAGGCAAAAACAGAATAGAAGGGTCCGGATCACTCTAGATCTTTCGGT from the Leptospira andrefontaineae genome contains:
- a CDS encoding alpha/beta hydrolase family protein, which codes for MTTKTKFNSGDSFCTSWLTLPSGKKPFPTIILVHGGGATHDMKLEQYEREFSDAGYAVLSFDFRHLGESGGNPRQYMNISRYLEDIDSAIRFVKENPELDSSKIALWGTSLGSSHVVVSASKHPELGAAIVQCPVLQGRAPALKSGFVNLLRLTFPILSDTFRSFFELPRRYVPIVGLPGNKAFVTVPGALEGWKSVMPEGYKFDNRVTAGSAIDMLFYDAYKYAKKVKCPLLVCVSDKETLMDPEIAIKCANDAPLGKVIHYPADHFEVYHSPLFERLIRDQIKFLDQYMK
- a CDS encoding TetR/AcrR family transcriptional regulator, which gives rise to MYVNQVKKMPRPSKFTREQLQSAALEIVDQEGLGALSMRTLASSLGTGAMTIYNYVSDRADLEALLVEAVMLKASWDGSERSDWKEDVRAIALAFWKAARLHPNVIPLILTRRSFSPAFLDPSEALLRALVKSGRSGLDLLVAFRTVSGFSMGIAQAELAGPLSSSQDESSEETISRFLSLPKERYPLLIEIANSAKSSSPEEEFISGLNIILEGLSKD
- the nadE gene encoding NAD(+) synthase produces the protein MSVYRCTAVSLKTTALDFKGNREKILAAIQANENSSLILFPELCISGYGCEDTFYFPWVWEQSWRSLLEIAKATSGKTVIVGLPFFQSPYLFNVTAILQNGKILGLVPKQNLAQTGVHYENRWFTKGEESRNYAITPDGSELPFGSLLFESADFNFGIEICEDSWVQTRPGQYLVEAGADLILSPGASHFALGKQEIRKKMFSESSRNSSTAILYANLDGNESGRLIFEGGCMGIVDGNVKQEGPKLHFTDFESTHLDLDSTELRSNRARNFRSSGTREFRSRGKGLQRIEILPLKAQKNFDNSVQVSKSDLFQDFTRATSLGLFDYLIKSKTKGYTLSLSGGADSAACALLIKAGILFSGKELGPKYLESLGLDPKNLLFTLFQGTENNSEHTKNSAKQLSEELGFTHAEITVDSEVKSMLEKISSVKGLIPNWKDHNLALQNIQARVRSPLIWLLANLNGHLLLSTGNRSEASVGYTTMDGDSSGSVAPLTGVSKEFVLSWLKNVHEGKDIILPKINALEGILNSKPTAELKPLSEKQEDEKDLMPYPLLQKLERNFVFLGKSPDNLLESQEWSDAKEAEEGKKKFLKLFSASQWKRERLPPSFHLDEYGLDPKSSFRFPILSEISF
- a CDS encoding 3-deoxy-D-manno-octulosonic acid transferase, whose protein sequence is MLITYRILTILLWPWIFVFSLLIPGAKNFLKTRKEDKRKILSYPFAPKAQKVVWLHAASVGELDQCKAVALVYKKKEPETFILQSVFSDSVRDSSLEAFPADLKFRLPLDFPWSYDFILDKFSPQVLICMAWDRWPNLLLAAKRRRIQTILASAVITVPKGFLKRKFYKAAFSLFDKILTSHSSGEEKFKELLGEKKNIKTLGDSRFDSVIQKIETSQREFKRPKNYPFSQVFLLASTYEPCEKLLLPLLQEPSLKNTSFWIFPHKTDPTRITQLESEIKSFTSDYTLYSRTEFNSISSRVILFDVLGILAHAYRAADFAYIGGALHNRVHNVLEPAYFGLPLLSGPRITHAPEAIELNHRGGLFIIRTKEEVLEILQLSSERKEAIRFSNRQFVETGRGAAERIYSEIVSHAETQRRRGF
- a CDS encoding HAD family hydrolase; the encoded protein is MRSPLFVFDLMDTLIQDPFHLALKELLPREHWEDFKNGREKQAFLDFEMGRIEEEDFFQRFYLDSHKDKGLPHPKDLKEKMFSKINPISETLEIVKSLKAKGFSVILASNYSIWYKEVMKFQEIGELLHSLDALYFSCEMGVRKPAQEYYQWIETDFPGKDYVFIDDNPTNVEVAGYMNWNAFKFNPKKPGELKEFLTEQYPNCL
- a CDS encoding flagellar filament outer layer protein FlaA, with product MIRTLLFCFCLSLWILPKPTWAPPVKRDQDEASKVLQLEKVLVDWKHYNLFLVDSFEGERPWEVYRGVSFLNRIDYVSQVPDSQAFLKERELYKASPKEEYRSMMVQTFFENPKHEHLEIRPKEPIRLPIGIPTRVFFWAYSNNHNVVLELVFHQKKSKEIVLELGDLKFDGWKRIETQIAVPAKNIRLNQSLRFPLELVSIRIKPNPFQPKGEFYFYMDRLGILIDSREESYPGAEVKDNWGTAL